A window from Rhinolophus sinicus isolate RSC01 linkage group LG18, ASM3656204v1, whole genome shotgun sequence encodes these proteins:
- the CFAP119 gene encoding cilia- and flagella-associated protein 119 isoform X1, protein MIRQKSSLCQGLSMQSELLQPSEPRRDPEKDLSSVGESATRVGTVGLRARRRCSFITLKMRRRGGEFSRPLEIRDWPGIRVRVQSAFSPQPPLPRPRICMWKYLDIHSMHRLEKTDNTEAMREVLAELLGLGCHERGLRDAITLDLFSHALIFCRQQSFSLEQTSAACALLQDLHKACVATPLGNVEECYRSFTSVLFCHGVRVSSPDLNPASPPTSSAQSHARHPPRPLRATWAPLLLGCRGFGAKSSNSPSLPQRPPFSIDLFKEEQLLALADYVVNTYFRHFKLYKYVFTPQVRLDLSLTYLGLQAPQLLPEETEKEGAEEAEKQAVTQQEGGPETAVTPEPEPEPSEHLGARIPSDLGQVENEGFRPHQDFRLSVFVMVSFLQMIPHAVVQDDKQIKAQLLGVRQEPQN, encoded by the exons ATGATCCGCCAGAAGTCCAGCCTATGCCAGGGGCTGAGCATGCAGTCGGAGCTGCTACAGCCCTCCGAACCACGGCGGGATCCGGAGAAGGATCTCAGCTCAGTGGGGGAATCGGCCACGCGTGTGGGAACAG TAGGACTTAGGGCCCGCCGGCGTTGCTCGTTCATAACCCTTAAGATGAGAAGGCGAGGTGGCGAGTTCTCACGCCCGCTGGAGATTCGCGACTGGCCAGGGATCAGGGTCCGGGTCCAATCCGCTTTCTCTCCGCAGCCTCCGCTGCCCCGGCCCCGGATCTGCATGTG GAAGTACCTGGACATCCATTCCATGCACAGGCTGGAGAAGACGGACAACACCGAGGCTATGAGGGA GGTGCTGGCCGAGCTGTTGGGGTTAGGCTGCCACGAGCGGGGCCTGCGGGACGCCATCACCCTGGACCTCTTCTCCCACGCTCTCATCTTCTGCCGCCAGCAAAGCTTCTCCCTGGAGCAGACGTCAGCGGCTTGTGCCCTGCTCCAGGATCTCCACAAGGCCTGTGTTG CTACCCCCTTGGGCAACGTGGAGGAATGCTACCGCTCTTTCACCAGTGTGCTTTTCTGCCACGGAGTCAGAGTCAGTTCCCCTGACCTGAACCCTGCCTCTCCCCCAACTAGCTCAGCCCAGTCTCACGCTCGTCACCCTCCCCGTCCTCTCAGGGCCACGTGGGCTCCCCTGCTCCTGGGCTGCCGGGGATTTGGAGCAAAGTCCTCTAACTCCCCGTCCCTCCCCCAGCGCCCCCCTTTCAGTATCGACCTCTTtaaggaggagcagctgctggccCTAGCTGACTATGTGGTTAACACTTACTTCCGTCACTTCAAGCTCTATAAATACGTCTTCACACCCCAG gtGCGGCTGGATCTGTCTTTGACATACCTGGGGCTGCAGGCACCCCAGCTCTTGCCAGAGGAGACAG AGAAAGAAGGAGCCGAGGAGGCGGAGAAGCAGGCAGTCACCCAACAGGAGGGGGGACCAGAAACAGCTGTCacgccagagccagagccagagccaagTGAGCACCTGGGGGCTAGGATCCCCTCTGACCTCGGGCAGGTGGAAAACGAAGGGTTTAGACCACACCAGGACTTCAGACTTTCTGTTTTTGTCATGGTGTCCTTTCTGCAAATGATTCCTCATGCAGTAGTCCAGGATGACAAACAGATAAAAGCACAGCTGCTTGGGGTGAGGCAGGAGCCCCAGAACTGA
- the CFAP119 gene encoding cilia- and flagella-associated protein 119 isoform X3, with amino-acid sequence MIRQKSSLCQGLSMQSELLQPSEPRRDPEKDLSSVGESATRVGTASAAPAPDLHVEVPGHPFHAQAGEDGQHRGYEGVRRAGEGAEPARGKGQWIGEARGTPGRGSSYHSLLPLSLLRVLAELLGLGCHERGLRDAITLDLFSHALIFCRQQSFSLEQTSAACALLQDLHKACVATPLGNVEECYRSFTSVLFCHGVRVSSPDLNPASPPTSSAQSHARHPPRPLRATWAPLLLGCRGFGAKSSNSPSLPQRPPFSIDLFKEEQLLALADYVVNTYFRHFKLYKYVFTPQVRLDLSLTYLGLQAPQLLPEETEKEGAEEAEKQAVTQQEGGPETAVTPEPEPEPSEHLGARIPSDLGQVENEGFRPHQDFRLSVFVMVSFLQMIPHAVVQDDKQIKAQLLGVRQEPQN; translated from the exons ATGATCCGCCAGAAGTCCAGCCTATGCCAGGGGCTGAGCATGCAGTCGGAGCTGCTACAGCCCTCCGAACCACGGCGGGATCCGGAGAAGGATCTCAGCTCAGTGGGGGAATCGGCCACGCGTGTGGGAACAG CCTCCGCTGCCCCGGCCCCGGATCTGCATGTG GAAGTACCTGGACATCCATTCCATGCACAGGCTGGAGAAGACGGACAACACCGAGGCTATGAGGGAGTacggagggcgggggagggggcggagccTGCTCGTGGGAAAGGCCAGTGGATTGGGGAGGCACGCGGAACGCCTGGAAGGGGCTCCTCTTATCACTCGCTCCTTCCGCTCTCCCTCCTGAGGGTGCTGGCCGAGCTGTTGGGGTTAGGCTGCCACGAGCGGGGCCTGCGGGACGCCATCACCCTGGACCTCTTCTCCCACGCTCTCATCTTCTGCCGCCAGCAAAGCTTCTCCCTGGAGCAGACGTCAGCGGCTTGTGCCCTGCTCCAGGATCTCCACAAGGCCTGTGTTG CTACCCCCTTGGGCAACGTGGAGGAATGCTACCGCTCTTTCACCAGTGTGCTTTTCTGCCACGGAGTCAGAGTCAGTTCCCCTGACCTGAACCCTGCCTCTCCCCCAACTAGCTCAGCCCAGTCTCACGCTCGTCACCCTCCCCGTCCTCTCAGGGCCACGTGGGCTCCCCTGCTCCTGGGCTGCCGGGGATTTGGAGCAAAGTCCTCTAACTCCCCGTCCCTCCCCCAGCGCCCCCCTTTCAGTATCGACCTCTTtaaggaggagcagctgctggccCTAGCTGACTATGTGGTTAACACTTACTTCCGTCACTTCAAGCTCTATAAATACGTCTTCACACCCCAG gtGCGGCTGGATCTGTCTTTGACATACCTGGGGCTGCAGGCACCCCAGCTCTTGCCAGAGGAGACAG AGAAAGAAGGAGCCGAGGAGGCGGAGAAGCAGGCAGTCACCCAACAGGAGGGGGGACCAGAAACAGCTGTCacgccagagccagagccagagccaagTGAGCACCTGGGGGCTAGGATCCCCTCTGACCTCGGGCAGGTGGAAAACGAAGGGTTTAGACCACACCAGGACTTCAGACTTTCTGTTTTTGTCATGGTGTCCTTTCTGCAAATGATTCCTCATGCAGTAGTCCAGGATGACAAACAGATAAAAGCACAGCTGCTTGGGGTGAGGCAGGAGCCCCAGAACTGA
- the CFAP119 gene encoding cilia- and flagella-associated protein 119 isoform X7 has product MRRRGGEFSRPLEIRDWPGIRVRVQSAFSPQPPLPRPRICMWKYLDIHSMHRLEKTDNTEAMREVLAELLGLGCHERGLRDAITLDLFSHALIFCRQQSFSLEQTSAACALLQDLHKACVATPLGNVEECYRSFTSVLFCHGVRVSSPDLNPASPPTSSAQSHARHPPRPLRATWAPLLLGCRGFGAKSSNSPSLPQRPPFSIDLFKEEQLLALADYVVNTYFRHFKLYKYVFTPQVRLDLSLTYLGLQAPQLLPEETEKEGAEEAEKQAVTQQEGGPETAVTPEPEPEPSEHLGARIPSDLGQVENEGFRPHQDFRLSVFVMVSFLQMIPHAVVQDDKQIKAQLLGVRQEPQN; this is encoded by the exons ATGAGAAGGCGAGGTGGCGAGTTCTCACGCCCGCTGGAGATTCGCGACTGGCCAGGGATCAGGGTCCGGGTCCAATCCGCTTTCTCTCCGCAGCCTCCGCTGCCCCGGCCCCGGATCTGCATGTG GAAGTACCTGGACATCCATTCCATGCACAGGCTGGAGAAGACGGACAACACCGAGGCTATGAGGGA GGTGCTGGCCGAGCTGTTGGGGTTAGGCTGCCACGAGCGGGGCCTGCGGGACGCCATCACCCTGGACCTCTTCTCCCACGCTCTCATCTTCTGCCGCCAGCAAAGCTTCTCCCTGGAGCAGACGTCAGCGGCTTGTGCCCTGCTCCAGGATCTCCACAAGGCCTGTGTTG CTACCCCCTTGGGCAACGTGGAGGAATGCTACCGCTCTTTCACCAGTGTGCTTTTCTGCCACGGAGTCAGAGTCAGTTCCCCTGACCTGAACCCTGCCTCTCCCCCAACTAGCTCAGCCCAGTCTCACGCTCGTCACCCTCCCCGTCCTCTCAGGGCCACGTGGGCTCCCCTGCTCCTGGGCTGCCGGGGATTTGGAGCAAAGTCCTCTAACTCCCCGTCCCTCCCCCAGCGCCCCCCTTTCAGTATCGACCTCTTtaaggaggagcagctgctggccCTAGCTGACTATGTGGTTAACACTTACTTCCGTCACTTCAAGCTCTATAAATACGTCTTCACACCCCAG gtGCGGCTGGATCTGTCTTTGACATACCTGGGGCTGCAGGCACCCCAGCTCTTGCCAGAGGAGACAG AGAAAGAAGGAGCCGAGGAGGCGGAGAAGCAGGCAGTCACCCAACAGGAGGGGGGACCAGAAACAGCTGTCacgccagagccagagccagagccaagTGAGCACCTGGGGGCTAGGATCCCCTCTGACCTCGGGCAGGTGGAAAACGAAGGGTTTAGACCACACCAGGACTTCAGACTTTCTGTTTTTGTCATGGTGTCCTTTCTGCAAATGATTCCTCATGCAGTAGTCCAGGATGACAAACAGATAAAAGCACAGCTGCTTGGGGTGAGGCAGGAGCCCCAGAACTGA